In Dysidea avara chromosome 3, odDysAvar1.4, whole genome shotgun sequence, a single window of DNA contains:
- the LOC136249229 gene encoding uncharacterized protein isoform X2 — MNEEDSDTFKDKEETFTTYWSTRQPKFIEYYNNEYRSRAEKWAMCYRHFDHQSTDTNMLVESFHNKLKMNPRYLAHQVNKRIDDLVGTLLQIEDLFFDRMRKEVMRDSSEASLKQEGTDRHTRGMEIPDESIQMVSEDIFKVVSTSGEKEYTIHVYAEQCALGSKCVPHCIAPECSHLCRCIMECSCIDYKCGHICKHTHKVRALVVNTQVEDLKPINHQSIIEDEPTETTETSTVYMCTPSQDKRKSSDINGRKEAVRKMLEAISESCDQTCDSNVLERVLCLLTQASAALKAVTQSLPENELCNFEVKEKFAPAQKNEIQLRLWKTSKDPGRKPSNPPMKKPSNDDKLKIMSVISGSQQTASNSNQLYVDRETNICIVKDQQPQVIGKKRKRCGTCKGCTRVNCEKCVNCQDMPKYGGPGKKKRPCSERKCERLTQETDTLNTARKVAEELMLSCDAYLTRQSRKVIKIKRDGNCFYASLSFQLFGTQDEDFEVRHVVTSMVKKNQSIFRPYFIPRKDVDTIEKHCEQNWPSGAWATQVEVVAAATVFAVPIFFIEQSGNEHKWNTTIYPLHNPTLKYPHIPEMEECALLRPTHFELLYYTNSHYDAIVSVDTGRVCIYQPLLSGESSELIEISD; from the exons ATGAACGAAGAGGACAGCGACACATTTAAAGATAAGGAGGAAACTTTCACAACTTATTGGTCTACCAGACAGCCGAAGTTTATAGAGTATTACAACAATGAGTATAGATCCAGAGCAG AAAAGTGGGCCATGTGTTACCGTCACTTTGATCACCAGAGCACAGACACTAATATGCTTGTAGAAAG TTTTCATAACAAGCTAAAGATGAATCCAAGATATCTGgcacatcaagttaacaaaAGAATTGATGATCTGGTTGGAACACTCCTACAAATTGAAGATTTGTTTTTTGATCGCATGCGTAAGGAGGTCATGAGAGACAGCAGTGAGGCATCACTAAAACAAGAGGGTACTGACAGGCACACCCGTGGGATGGAAATTCCTGATGAGTCAATACAG ATGGTCAGTGAGGATATCTTTAAAGTTGTGTCTACAAGCGGAGAGAAGGAGTACACTATTCATGTTTATGCTGAGCAATGTGCACTAGGAAGCAAGTGTGTCCCTCACTGCATAGCCCCCGAGTGTTCCCATTTATGTCGGTGTATCATGGAGTGTTCGTGCATTGACTACAAATGTGGACACATATGCAAGCATACCCATAAG GTTAGAGCATTGGTAGTGAACACACAGGTGGAAGACTTAAAACCAATCAATCATCAGTCCATTATAGAGGATGAACCTACTGAGACAACAGAGACGTctactgtatacatgtgtaCCCCATCACAAGACAAGCGAAAATCTTCAG ACATCAATGGACGCAAGGAAGCAGTTAGGAAAATGCTAGAAGCCATAAGTGAATCATGTGACCAAACCTGTGATTCAAATGTCCTAGAACGTGTGTTGTGTTTACTGACGCAAGCATCTGCAGCTTTGAAGGCTGTTACCCAATCTTTACCAGAAAATGAATTGTGTAATTTTGAAGTTAAGGAGAAATTTGCACCGGCACAAAAGAATGAAATACAATTACGATTATGGAAAACATCAAAAGATCCTGGAAGAAAACCCTCTAACCCTCCAATGAA GAAGCCTAGTAACGATGACAAGTTGAAGATAATGTCAGTGATATCTGGATCTCAGCAGACAGCATCAAACAG CAATCAGCTTTACGTTGACAGAGAAACAAACATTTGTATAGTCAAAGACCAACAGCCACAAGTTATTG GAAAAAAGCGAAAGAGATGTGGCACTTGCAAAGGCTGTACTAGAGTAAATTGTGAGAAGTGCGTCAACTGTCAAGACATGCCAAAATATGGAGGACCAGGAAAGAAGAAGAGGCCATGCAGTGAACGGAAATGTGAAAG ATTAACACAGGAAACTGATACACTGAACACTGCTAGAAAG GTAGCCGAGGAGTTGATGTTATCATGTGATGCATATTTAACCAGACAAAGTCGTAAAGTAATAAAGATTAAACGGGACGGAAACTGTTTCTATGCATCACTTTCCTTTCAACTATTCGGTACACAAGATGAAGACTTTGAAGTTCGACACGTGGTAACCAGTATGGTTAAAAAAAACCAAAGTATTTTCAGACCTTATTTTATTCCAAGGAAAGATGTGGATACGATTGAAAAACATTGTGAGCAAAACTGGCCGTCAGGTGCATGGGCCACTCAGGTAGAAGTAGTAGCTGCAGCAACAGTTTTTGCAGTACCGATATTTttcatagagcagtcaggaaatgagCACAAGTGGAATACTACTATATACCCACTGCACAACCCCACACTCAAGTATCCTCACATTCCTGAGATGGAAGAATGTGCTTTGTTGAGGCCAACACATTTTGAGTTGTTATACTACACAAATTCTCATTATGATGCAATAGTATCTGTGGATACAGGAAGGGTGTGCATTTACCAGCCTTTATTATCAGGAGAATCTAGTGAACTGATCGAGATATCTGACTAg
- the LOC136249229 gene encoding uncharacterized protein isoform X1, whose amino-acid sequence MNEEDSDTFKDKEETFTTYWSTRQPKFIEYYNNEYRSRAEKWAMCYRHFDHQSTDTNMLVESFHNKLKMNPRYLAHQVNKRIDDLVGTLLQIEDLFFDRMRKEVMRDSSEASLKQEGTDRHTRGMEIPDESIQMVSEDIFKVVSTSGEKEYTIHVYAEQCALGSKCVPHCIAPECSHLCRCIMECSCIDYKCGHICKHTHKVRALVVNTQVEDLKPINHQSIIEDEPTETTETSTVYMCTPSQDKRKSSDINGRKEAVRKMLEAISESCDQTCDSNVLERVLCLLTQASAALKAVTQSLPENELCNFEVKEKFAPAQKNEIQLRLWKTSKDPGRKPSNPPMKKPSNDDKLKIMSVISGSQQTASNSNQLYVDRETNICIVKDQQPQVIGKKRKRCGTCKGCTRVNCEKCVNCQDMPKYGGPGKKKRPCSERKCERLTQETDTLNTARKENIQPVDDTISRKLTDNFISGSNNGKNKQPKTQHGVAEELMLSCDAYLTRQSRKVIKIKRDGNCFYASLSFQLFGTQDEDFEVRHVVTSMVKKNQSIFRPYFIPRKDVDTIEKHCEQNWPSGAWATQVEVVAAATVFAVPIFFIEQSGNEHKWNTTIYPLHNPTLKYPHIPEMEECALLRPTHFELLYYTNSHYDAIVSVDTGRVCIYQPLLSGESSELIEISD is encoded by the exons ATGAACGAAGAGGACAGCGACACATTTAAAGATAAGGAGGAAACTTTCACAACTTATTGGTCTACCAGACAGCCGAAGTTTATAGAGTATTACAACAATGAGTATAGATCCAGAGCAG AAAAGTGGGCCATGTGTTACCGTCACTTTGATCACCAGAGCACAGACACTAATATGCTTGTAGAAAG TTTTCATAACAAGCTAAAGATGAATCCAAGATATCTGgcacatcaagttaacaaaAGAATTGATGATCTGGTTGGAACACTCCTACAAATTGAAGATTTGTTTTTTGATCGCATGCGTAAGGAGGTCATGAGAGACAGCAGTGAGGCATCACTAAAACAAGAGGGTACTGACAGGCACACCCGTGGGATGGAAATTCCTGATGAGTCAATACAG ATGGTCAGTGAGGATATCTTTAAAGTTGTGTCTACAAGCGGAGAGAAGGAGTACACTATTCATGTTTATGCTGAGCAATGTGCACTAGGAAGCAAGTGTGTCCCTCACTGCATAGCCCCCGAGTGTTCCCATTTATGTCGGTGTATCATGGAGTGTTCGTGCATTGACTACAAATGTGGACACATATGCAAGCATACCCATAAG GTTAGAGCATTGGTAGTGAACACACAGGTGGAAGACTTAAAACCAATCAATCATCAGTCCATTATAGAGGATGAACCTACTGAGACAACAGAGACGTctactgtatacatgtgtaCCCCATCACAAGACAAGCGAAAATCTTCAG ACATCAATGGACGCAAGGAAGCAGTTAGGAAAATGCTAGAAGCCATAAGTGAATCATGTGACCAAACCTGTGATTCAAATGTCCTAGAACGTGTGTTGTGTTTACTGACGCAAGCATCTGCAGCTTTGAAGGCTGTTACCCAATCTTTACCAGAAAATGAATTGTGTAATTTTGAAGTTAAGGAGAAATTTGCACCGGCACAAAAGAATGAAATACAATTACGATTATGGAAAACATCAAAAGATCCTGGAAGAAAACCCTCTAACCCTCCAATGAA GAAGCCTAGTAACGATGACAAGTTGAAGATAATGTCAGTGATATCTGGATCTCAGCAGACAGCATCAAACAG CAATCAGCTTTACGTTGACAGAGAAACAAACATTTGTATAGTCAAAGACCAACAGCCACAAGTTATTG GAAAAAAGCGAAAGAGATGTGGCACTTGCAAAGGCTGTACTAGAGTAAATTGTGAGAAGTGCGTCAACTGTCAAGACATGCCAAAATATGGAGGACCAGGAAAGAAGAAGAGGCCATGCAGTGAACGGAAATGTGAAAG ATTAACACAGGAAACTGATACACTGAACACTGCTAGAAAG GAAAATATTCAGCCTGTTGACGACACAATTTCGAGGAAATTAACTGACAATTTTATATCAG GTAGTAACAATGGAAAAAACAAACAGCCTAAGACACAACATGGT GTAGCCGAGGAGTTGATGTTATCATGTGATGCATATTTAACCAGACAAAGTCGTAAAGTAATAAAGATTAAACGGGACGGAAACTGTTTCTATGCATCACTTTCCTTTCAACTATTCGGTACACAAGATGAAGACTTTGAAGTTCGACACGTGGTAACCAGTATGGTTAAAAAAAACCAAAGTATTTTCAGACCTTATTTTATTCCAAGGAAAGATGTGGATACGATTGAAAAACATTGTGAGCAAAACTGGCCGTCAGGTGCATGGGCCACTCAGGTAGAAGTAGTAGCTGCAGCAACAGTTTTTGCAGTACCGATATTTttcatagagcagtcaggaaatgagCACAAGTGGAATACTACTATATACCCACTGCACAACCCCACACTCAAGTATCCTCACATTCCTGAGATGGAAGAATGTGCTTTGTTGAGGCCAACACATTTTGAGTTGTTATACTACACAAATTCTCATTATGATGCAATAGTATCTGTGGATACAGGAAGGGTGTGCATTTACCAGCCTTTATTATCAGGAGAATCTAGTGAACTGATCGAGATATCTGACTAg
- the LOC136249229 gene encoding uncharacterized protein isoform X3 has protein sequence MCYRHFDHQSTDTNMLVESFHNKLKMNPRYLAHQVNKRIDDLVGTLLQIEDLFFDRMRKEVMRDSSEASLKQEGTDRHTRGMEIPDESIQMVSEDIFKVVSTSGEKEYTIHVYAEQCALGSKCVPHCIAPECSHLCRCIMECSCIDYKCGHICKHTHKVRALVVNTQVEDLKPINHQSIIEDEPTETTETSTVYMCTPSQDKRKSSDINGRKEAVRKMLEAISESCDQTCDSNVLERVLCLLTQASAALKAVTQSLPENELCNFEVKEKFAPAQKNEIQLRLWKTSKDPGRKPSNPPMKKPSNDDKLKIMSVISGSQQTASNSNQLYVDRETNICIVKDQQPQVIGKKRKRCGTCKGCTRVNCEKCVNCQDMPKYGGPGKKKRPCSERKCERLTQETDTLNTARKENIQPVDDTISRKLTDNFISGSNNGKNKQPKTQHGVAEELMLSCDAYLTRQSRKVIKIKRDGNCFYASLSFQLFGTQDEDFEVRHVVTSMVKKNQSIFRPYFIPRKDVDTIEKHCEQNWPSGAWATQVEVVAAATVFAVPIFFIEQSGNEHKWNTTIYPLHNPTLKYPHIPEMEECALLRPTHFELLYYTNSHYDAIVSVDTGRVCIYQPLLSGESSELIEISD, from the exons ATGTGTTACCGTCACTTTGATCACCAGAGCACAGACACTAATATGCTTGTAGAAAG TTTTCATAACAAGCTAAAGATGAATCCAAGATATCTGgcacatcaagttaacaaaAGAATTGATGATCTGGTTGGAACACTCCTACAAATTGAAGATTTGTTTTTTGATCGCATGCGTAAGGAGGTCATGAGAGACAGCAGTGAGGCATCACTAAAACAAGAGGGTACTGACAGGCACACCCGTGGGATGGAAATTCCTGATGAGTCAATACAG ATGGTCAGTGAGGATATCTTTAAAGTTGTGTCTACAAGCGGAGAGAAGGAGTACACTATTCATGTTTATGCTGAGCAATGTGCACTAGGAAGCAAGTGTGTCCCTCACTGCATAGCCCCCGAGTGTTCCCATTTATGTCGGTGTATCATGGAGTGTTCGTGCATTGACTACAAATGTGGACACATATGCAAGCATACCCATAAG GTTAGAGCATTGGTAGTGAACACACAGGTGGAAGACTTAAAACCAATCAATCATCAGTCCATTATAGAGGATGAACCTACTGAGACAACAGAGACGTctactgtatacatgtgtaCCCCATCACAAGACAAGCGAAAATCTTCAG ACATCAATGGACGCAAGGAAGCAGTTAGGAAAATGCTAGAAGCCATAAGTGAATCATGTGACCAAACCTGTGATTCAAATGTCCTAGAACGTGTGTTGTGTTTACTGACGCAAGCATCTGCAGCTTTGAAGGCTGTTACCCAATCTTTACCAGAAAATGAATTGTGTAATTTTGAAGTTAAGGAGAAATTTGCACCGGCACAAAAGAATGAAATACAATTACGATTATGGAAAACATCAAAAGATCCTGGAAGAAAACCCTCTAACCCTCCAATGAA GAAGCCTAGTAACGATGACAAGTTGAAGATAATGTCAGTGATATCTGGATCTCAGCAGACAGCATCAAACAG CAATCAGCTTTACGTTGACAGAGAAACAAACATTTGTATAGTCAAAGACCAACAGCCACAAGTTATTG GAAAAAAGCGAAAGAGATGTGGCACTTGCAAAGGCTGTACTAGAGTAAATTGTGAGAAGTGCGTCAACTGTCAAGACATGCCAAAATATGGAGGACCAGGAAAGAAGAAGAGGCCATGCAGTGAACGGAAATGTGAAAG ATTAACACAGGAAACTGATACACTGAACACTGCTAGAAAG GAAAATATTCAGCCTGTTGACGACACAATTTCGAGGAAATTAACTGACAATTTTATATCAG GTAGTAACAATGGAAAAAACAAACAGCCTAAGACACAACATGGT GTAGCCGAGGAGTTGATGTTATCATGTGATGCATATTTAACCAGACAAAGTCGTAAAGTAATAAAGATTAAACGGGACGGAAACTGTTTCTATGCATCACTTTCCTTTCAACTATTCGGTACACAAGATGAAGACTTTGAAGTTCGACACGTGGTAACCAGTATGGTTAAAAAAAACCAAAGTATTTTCAGACCTTATTTTATTCCAAGGAAAGATGTGGATACGATTGAAAAACATTGTGAGCAAAACTGGCCGTCAGGTGCATGGGCCACTCAGGTAGAAGTAGTAGCTGCAGCAACAGTTTTTGCAGTACCGATATTTttcatagagcagtcaggaaatgagCACAAGTGGAATACTACTATATACCCACTGCACAACCCCACACTCAAGTATCCTCACATTCCTGAGATGGAAGAATGTGCTTTGTTGAGGCCAACACATTTTGAGTTGTTATACTACACAAATTCTCATTATGATGCAATAGTATCTGTGGATACAGGAAGGGTGTGCATTTACCAGCCTTTATTATCAGGAGAATCTAGTGAACTGATCGAGATATCTGACTAg
- the LOC136248293 gene encoding GTPase IMAP family member 4-like produces the protein MLTGVTGAGKSTACNYLFGNEVFKVGGGLISVTSKSGAHKTEIRGRKVRLIDTPGFCDDFEKKKRKFTSAEATALEELELLGELWPFMFIIFTATKCYGTNEQEQRDLVISALDDPKCPEHLKMLMERVNRWFMMLESTDNSTDYRRSKVTEFFTMVDNIYSANRRLYTNYYFKKANELYQEAKRREQNKEEQLRKAQENVMKMSADMAAAMASMKSEQEKQQAIFQDTLSSLTRELREAQQNNQQLAEHLTKMHRKGHKKLCSIM, from the exons ATGTTGACAGGAGTCACTGGAGCAGGGAAGAGTACTGCTTGCAATTATTTATTTGGAAATGAGGTATTTAAAGTTGGTGGAGGGTTGATCTCTGTAACATCAAAAAGTGGTGCTCACAAGACTGAGATTCGTGGCAGGAAGGTTCGATTAATAGACACGCCAGGGTTTTGCGATGACTTTGAAAAGAAGAAGAGAAA GTTCACTTCTGCAGAAGCTACAGCTCTTGAAGAGCTTGAGTTGCTAGGAGAATTGTGGCCTTTCATGTTCATCATTTTCACTGCAACAAAATGTTATGGTACAAATGAGCAGGAGCAACGAGATTTAGTTATCAGTGCGCTTGATGACCCAAAGTGTCCAGAACATCTTAAAATGTTGATGGAAAGGGTTAACAGATGGTTTATGATGCTTGAGAGCACTGACAACAGCACTGACTATCGAAGATCAAAGGTTACCGAATTCTTCACAATGGTAGATAATATTTATTCTGCCAACAGAAGGCTTTACACCAACTATTATTTCAAAAAAGCAAATGAGCTGTACCAAGAAGCTAAGAGGAGAGAACAAAATAAAGAAGAGCAACTTCGGAAAGCTCAAGAAAATGTGATGAAGATGAGTGCAGATATGGCAGCAGCTATGGCTAGTATGAAATCAGAACAAGAAAAACAACAAGCAATATTTCAAGACACTTTGTCTTCCCTAACACGTGAACTCAGAGAAGCGCAGCAGAACAATCAGCAATTGGCGGAACATTTGACCAAAATGCATCGCAAAGGCCATAAAAAGCTCTGTAGTATTATGTGA